The DNA sequence GGCAAATCAGCTGAAACGGTTGTTTCTGTTAGGTTTGATCTTCAAGATTGGCAACCAGATTCTGCAGAAGATGGTTTAGAGATTCCTAAAGAAGGACCATGGATCAAGCCAGATCAAAAGCAATGGACTGTAACTCGTCGCTTAAGGGTGATGCCAGGAGGCTCTTATAGCTCTATTTACAGTGCAGATGGTGAAATATGTAATTTGCAGCAACTACAGACTCAATTAAGACGTCTTCGTATTGATCCAGAAGGAAGCAACGTGGTTATGCAAGGGGATGTTACGCGCATTGTTTCTATGAGTAATAAAGATCGGCGTGGTTTAATTGATGAATTAGCAGGTGTTGCTCTTTTTGATCATCGCATTGATCAAGCTAGAACAAAGCTTGATGACGTATTTGAACGTCAGGAGCGTTGTCGAATTGTTGAACAGGAGTTGTTTACGTCTAAGGTTCGTTTGGAGAAAGATTGTGAGAAAGCTCGTCTTTATAAACAATTAAAAGAGCAACATCAACTTGCAAGGCAGCAAGAATCTGTTCTTGCCTTTGAAGTGGCGAAAGATTCTTTGGAACAATTAAAAACTCGTCGAAGAAAGTTATTAGAAAAAGAAACTCTTGATCAAAATATTTTATTGGAGAAACAAAAGACACTTCAAACTTCATCTGAAATACTGAGTAAATTGCAGGAAGAAGTAAAAGCTTTAGGAGAAGACAAATTGATTGCAGTTCAGGCAGAGATTGCAGGCATAGAGACCCAGGCTAGAGAACTTGAGAGACAGGCAGGACAACATAAACTTGATGGTGAAAAGCTTCAAGAGAAAAGGAAGGAATTAATTAATCGGCATCAAGAGATCAATGAAGATGTACCAGAAGATATAGATTCAGAGCTTTCAAAAAGATTGCAGTTAGCAGAAAGTAAATGTAAAGATGCTGAATCTGCTGTAGAAGTTTCTAGAAGAAGACTTGCTGATGTTGCAGGACGTTCTGGTGCTTTGGTTGAAGAGCATAGAGATCGCAACTTTGCCAGACAAAATCTTCACTCTCAATTAAAACCTCTGCAGCATGAGCAGCAAAAATTGGAAGAGAGATTATTGCAGATTACTGAGAGACTTGATGAGTTAGCCGTAGATCAGACTAAAGATAGTTGTGAGGATAAGAAACTACAAAATGAATTAAACCTTCTTGATAACGAATGGAAATTACTTGTAGATCAAATTGACCAATTAAAACATTTTGTTGACAGCACAAGTGAAGATTTGTCTATACAAGAAAGGACGAGATTTCGTCTTGAGAAGGATCAAGCCAGAATGGAGAAAGAGATAGCTCGCTTAGAAAGTAGAAGAGAAACATTGAATGAAAGTAGAGGTACAGGTGCTTTAAGGCTTTTGCTTCAGTCTGGCTTAGAAGGTATACATGGACCTGTAGCTCAGTTAGCAGAAGTTGATAATATTCACCGGCTTGCCGTTGAAGTTGCTGCGGGTGCTAGAATTGGTCAAATTGTGGTAGATAATGATCAAATAGCAGCTCGTGCAATTGATTTGTTAAAGACTAAGAAAGCAGGAAGATTAACTTTTTTACCTCTCAATAAAATTAAGAGCTCAGGAGATAATAGTAAGCTTAAATCTTTTTCAAATGCTACAAATAGATATATGGAAGGATTAATTGGTGGTGCAATTGAATTAGTTAAGTTTGAGTCTATTTATAAAGGTGTTTTTTCTTATGTATTTGGAGATACTCTTGTTTTTAAAGATATTAATTCTGCACGTTCATACTTAGGAAGATATAGATCAGTGACTCTTGGGGGTGAGCTTTTAGAGAAAAGTGGAGCAATGACTGGTGGTAATTTTTCAGCTAGAAGCGGTGCTTTAAGTTTTGGTATTAGCACTGAAGCTGATGAAATCGAACCATTGCGCCAAAGGTTGCTTGAACTTGGAGAAACTCTTTTGAAGTGTAGAAAAGAAGAAGCCTCTTTACGCGATCTTCTTAATCAGAATAGACCTCTATTAAGCAAGCTAGAGAAAAGACAGGCATCTTTAGATGCTCAACGTTCAACATTTAAAAGATCTAACAGTCCATTGATAGAACGCACGAAAGAACGAGCTGATCGTCTCAATGCTTTGGGAAAAACAAAACAAGAATATATTTTGCGTTTGGGTTCTCTTAAGCAAGCAATAGAACCACTTGTTATTGCTTTAAAAGATTTAGAAGATAAAGAAAAGTTAGTTAAATCAGATGAGCATTCAGAAAATTGGCGCAAATTACAAGATGATCTTGAAGCAGCTGATGCAATGCTTGTAGAAGCTAGAGCTGAGAGAGACGACTTATTAAATGATAAACGTCAACGTGAATTAGTTTTAGATCGTTTAGAGGATCAAAAAAATTCATTAATTGCGGAACAAGATAGATTGCAAGAGTCAATTGATTTATTAACTAAACAACATATAAAGTGGCGTGAACAAAATCAAGCTTTAGGCGTACATCGCAAGGAACTTGAAAAAGAAAAGCAAAATCTAGAAACCCATTTTGGTCAAAAACGTCAAGAACGAGATAAAGCAGAAGCAGATCTTGCTAATCAGCGACAAAAGCTTCAAGATTTACAATTCAAATTTGAGAGATTAAAAGAAGAGATCTTGAGTGTTAATGAGGAACTTAGACATAGCCACATCAGACTAAATGAATTAGAAGCTAATCTTCCAGACCCATTACCTGATATTCCAGAAGAAGTAAGAATAAATGGATTGGATTTTATACAGGATCAATTGAAAAACTTAGAGAATCGTCTAGAAGCTCTTGAGCCAGTGAATATGCTTGCCTTAGAGGAATTGGAAAAATTAGAATCTAGACTCTTTGCTCTTGCTGAAAAGCTAGAAGTTTTGACAGAAGAACGTTCTGAATTGTTATTGCGTGTTGAAACAGTAGCTACTCTGCGTCAAGAGGCCTTTATGGAAGCTTTTGAAGCGGTTGATGGATATTTCCGTGAAATCTTTGCAAGTCTCTCGGAAGGGGATGGTCATCTTCAATTGGACAATCCTGAAGATCCTTTAGAGGGAGGTCTTACATTAGTAGCACATCCAAAAGGTAAATCTGTTAGAAGACTGGCTGCAATGTCAGGAGGAGAAAAGTCTTTGACAGCATTAAGTTTCTTATTTGCATTACAACGTTTTCGTCCATCACCTTTTTATGCATTAGATGAAGTGGATAGTTTTTTGGATGGCGTCAATGTTGAGCGCTTATCTTCTTTAATTGCTAGACAGTCTGAGGATGCACAGTTTATGGTTGTAAGTCATCGTCGTCCAATGATTGGAGCTGCGACAAGAACTATTGGTGTAACTCAAGCTCGAGGAAACCATACTCAGGTTGTTGGTTTGCCCACGGCAGCTTGAGAAGAATGCATCTATTCTGAATTTTGAATCAAAATGATTTCCACAGTCCATAACTGAACTCATTAGCTTGACCAATCAACCTTTCCCAAACGAATCAACAGAAGCAGTACCAACTGACAGACTTTGGTTGCGTTCAGAGTTGATGGGGACTCAAGTCATAACGAGAGATACAGGCCGGCGTCTTGGTGTTGTGGGTGAAGTAGTCGTAGATATTGATGGAAGGGAAGTTGTCGCACTTGGTCTTAGGGATAATCCTTTAACTCGTTTTCTGCCTGGTCTTCCAAAATGGATGCTTCTTGAGAGAATTCGACAGGTTGGAGATGTGATTTTGGTTGACTCAATAGATTCTTTGAGTCAGGAATTCATTTCTGAGAGGTATAGCAAGGTAATTAACTGTCAAGTAATCACCGAATCTGGTCAGCAGTTAGGAAGAGTACTTGGCTTTTCTTTTGATATTGAAACAGGGGAATTAATGAGTTTAGTGATGGGTGCTGTAGGTGTGCCTTTGCTAGGTGAAGGGGTGTTAAGCACTTGGGAAATTCCAGTTAATGAAATTGTTAGTAGTGGTGCAGATAGAATTATTGTTTATGAAGGAGCAGAAGAGAAACTTAAGCAATTAAGTAGTGGATTGTTGGAAAAACTAGGAGTAGGTGGGTCAAGTTGGGAGGAACGAGAAAGAGAGCGTTATAGGGTGAACCTTGTTCCAGTTGAGAATCAATTGTCCTCTGGAGAAGATATAGAGCTAGATCAGAAATCTTTAAAGGCTTCCTCTGAAGAAGAATTTATTCAAGAAGAACAAGAAATGGAATATGTTGAAGTTCAAGATAGCAGTTCATTTAGTCAATTGAAATCTAGATATTTAGAAGATTCATCTATATCAAGCTCCCCTGCATTGTCTGACTATCCTCAAGAAAATAGAGGTGATTCTAGATTCTCAGATCAGACTTATTCATCTAGAGAATCTTTAGATAATAATATGCTCATATCTAAAAAGAAAACTTTATCTCGTAGACCTATAAAAAGCTCTGAAGACCTCGTAGATGTAGAGCCATTAGAATTAGAAATAAAGGATAGTAAGTCTAACAAAGAAGATAATAAATCAACAAATAACATAATTGAAGATCCTTGGTAAATCTATTTTCTAAGTAATCATTCATCACTGGATGATAAAAATTCTTTTGATATCAAATTTATTATTTCTTTAGTCATTCTTTTAGTAGCTCCTGGCTGACCTCTGAGACTTCTTAAGTCTTCTTTTTGACCTTCCAGTCGATTTGGTGATTGTAGCCAGTCAAATGCTTCTTGGGCAAGATCTTTTGGGTAAAGAGTCCCAATTCTTTCTGGAACTATTAGTCTATTTGCAGATATATTTGGCCAGGCCATATAACCTTTTTTTCTTAGACGCCAGAACGAGATTAGAATGCCAATAAACCACTTTAGAATTGGTAGCCGGCCAATTATTCCAAGGAATCCATCCCAAGCTTGCATAACATTGAGATGCTGTGTAGGAATAATTACAATCATTGGTACAGCCAAAGCACCTAGCTCTGCAGTATTGGCTCCTACTGTTGTTAATGCTAGGTCACATTGACTAAGAGCATTATGTGCAGGATGTTCTTCAATGAGGGTTATCTCTGTTCCAGCTTTAGTAATCATTACTTTCAAAGATTGATCATTCTTGAGTGATATTATTTTTTTGATTCCAGATTGATAGTTATTTGCTATGGGATTTTTTCTTGAATTACTAAAAGTTTCTAACTCTTGAATATTGGTCGTTGGTGCAATAGGTAAAAGGAAGTTGCAACTAGGTAATAGTTTGGATAATTCATCTGCTAATTCGAGAAAAAATGGAATGCCTACGCAAAGCTTTGCTTTCTTAGAACCTGGTAATAAAGCTACCCACTCACCTTGCTTATTAGGTAAAGGGTTTATATCTTTTGCTTGGCTTGTTAAATCCGCCATTAAATCCCCAACAACTGTGCAACGTTTTCTCAAATGTTTTGGTAAAGATTGTTTTATTTTCTCTGACATAGCAGCGATTCGATTATTCCAAAAAGGCCATCTTGCAATCCACTCTGCGTAAGTCAAATGCAAGTACCTCAGTCTTGCTGAAAGCAATACACTCCAGAATTGATCGCCCCCTAAGAAAATGACAAGACCTTTTTTAGGCCAATAACTGTATTTATGAGGATTAACTAACAGGGTCCAAAAGTGTTTTGCAGGAGAAATACTTTCAAAGTAATGCCATTGATTAGCAACTTTATGTTCATTGCCTGTTGCGTTAGGGCAGGGCACTAGCACTAGACGAATACAAATTTTGGAATCAATTGCTTTAGGTTGCATCAACAATTTGGAATGCAGCCTCTCCACAACTGGTTTCACCCAAGTAGTAATTTCTCCAGGACCGTTAGAAATTACTACTATTGAAAAAGTTGGTTTTTCCAGTAATTCTGGCGAAATGGAATTCAATTTCTAGATAAATCATGCGGATGGCGAGACTTGAACTCGCAAGGCCGAAGCCACACGCTCCTTAGACGTGCGTGTCTACCAATTCCACCACATCCGCTTAACAAACAAAGTCTTAAGACTAAGTTGAATAAGATCATAACGGCAACCTTTATTGAAATCTTGCGACTTATGGGTGCGAGCGCTGATACGATCCGCTAAATAATTGCAGTTTTTAATGCCGATCGGCAAGGTTCTAATAGCTAATCGAGGTGAGATTGCCTTGAGAATACTCCGTAGCTGTAGGGAGTTAGGGATTTCTACTGTTGCGGTATATAGCACCATTGATAGGAATGCATTGCATGTTCAGCTTGCTGATGAAGCGGTTTGCGTAGGTGATTCTCCTAGCAATAAGAGTTATTTAAATGTTCCAAACATTTTGGCTGCAGCCACTTCTAGAGGGGTTGATGCGATTCATCCGGGTTATGGATTTCTCGCTGAAAATGATCGTTTTGCCGAAATGTGCAGCGATCATGGGATTGTTTTTGTTGGTCCTTCTGCTAATGCAATTCGATCTATGGGAGATAAGGCCACAGCCAAATCAACAATGATGAAAGTTGGAGTCCCAACAGTTCCTGGCACTGATGGCCTCTTATCAAGCTCTGAAGAGGCAGCTTTTTTGGCAAGCGAAATGGGATATCCAGTCATGATCAAAGCCACTGCAGGTGGCGGTGGGAGGGGTATGCGCCTAGTTAATGGTCCAGATTCAATCGAAGATTTGTTTAAAGCAGCCCAAGGTGAGGCAGAGGCGGCTTTTGGAAATCCTGGCTTGTATATGGAAAAATTTATTGATAGACCGCGTCATGTTGAAGTTCAGATTTTGGCGGATAGGCATGGAAATGTTGTTCATCTTGGCGAGAGAGATTGTTCTATACAACGAAGACATCAGAAGCTATTAGAAGAATCACC is a window from the Prochlorococcus marinus str. MIT 9211 genome containing:
- the smc gene encoding chromosome segregation protein SMC, with the protein product MVYINQVELTNFKSFGGSMTIPLEEGFTVVTGPNGSGKSNILDGILFCLGLATSRGMRADRLPDLVNSGVLRAGKSAETVVSVRFDLQDWQPDSAEDGLEIPKEGPWIKPDQKQWTVTRRLRVMPGGSYSSIYSADGEICNLQQLQTQLRRLRIDPEGSNVVMQGDVTRIVSMSNKDRRGLIDELAGVALFDHRIDQARTKLDDVFERQERCRIVEQELFTSKVRLEKDCEKARLYKQLKEQHQLARQQESVLAFEVAKDSLEQLKTRRRKLLEKETLDQNILLEKQKTLQTSSEILSKLQEEVKALGEDKLIAVQAEIAGIETQARELERQAGQHKLDGEKLQEKRKELINRHQEINEDVPEDIDSELSKRLQLAESKCKDAESAVEVSRRRLADVAGRSGALVEEHRDRNFARQNLHSQLKPLQHEQQKLEERLLQITERLDELAVDQTKDSCEDKKLQNELNLLDNEWKLLVDQIDQLKHFVDSTSEDLSIQERTRFRLEKDQARMEKEIARLESRRETLNESRGTGALRLLLQSGLEGIHGPVAQLAEVDNIHRLAVEVAAGARIGQIVVDNDQIAARAIDLLKTKKAGRLTFLPLNKIKSSGDNSKLKSFSNATNRYMEGLIGGAIELVKFESIYKGVFSYVFGDTLVFKDINSARSYLGRYRSVTLGGELLEKSGAMTGGNFSARSGALSFGISTEADEIEPLRQRLLELGETLLKCRKEEASLRDLLNQNRPLLSKLEKRQASLDAQRSTFKRSNSPLIERTKERADRLNALGKTKQEYILRLGSLKQAIEPLVIALKDLEDKEKLVKSDEHSENWRKLQDDLEAADAMLVEARAERDDLLNDKRQRELVLDRLEDQKNSLIAEQDRLQESIDLLTKQHIKWREQNQALGVHRKELEKEKQNLETHFGQKRQERDKAEADLANQRQKLQDLQFKFERLKEEILSVNEELRHSHIRLNELEANLPDPLPDIPEEVRINGLDFIQDQLKNLENRLEALEPVNMLALEELEKLESRLFALAEKLEVLTEERSELLLRVETVATLRQEAFMEAFEAVDGYFREIFASLSEGDGHLQLDNPEDPLEGGLTLVAHPKGKSVRRLAAMSGGEKSLTALSFLFALQRFRPSPFYALDEVDSFLDGVNVERLSSLIARQSEDAQFMVVSHRRPMIGAATRTIGVTQARGNHTQVVGLPTAA
- a CDS encoding PRC-barrel domain-containing protein — encoded protein: MTNQPFPNESTEAVPTDRLWLRSELMGTQVITRDTGRRLGVVGEVVVDIDGREVVALGLRDNPLTRFLPGLPKWMLLERIRQVGDVILVDSIDSLSQEFISERYSKVINCQVITESGQQLGRVLGFSFDIETGELMSLVMGAVGVPLLGEGVLSTWEIPVNEIVSSGADRIIVYEGAEEKLKQLSSGLLEKLGVGGSSWEERERERYRVNLVPVENQLSSGEDIELDQKSLKASSEEEFIQEEQEMEYVEVQDSSSFSQLKSRYLEDSSISSSPALSDYPQENRGDSRFSDQTYSSRESLDNNMLISKKKTLSRRPIKSSEDLVDVEPLELEIKDSKSNKEDNKSTNNIIEDPW
- a CDS encoding glycosyl transferase; the protein is MNSISPELLEKPTFSIVVISNGPGEITTWVKPVVERLHSKLLMQPKAIDSKICIRLVLVPCPNATGNEHKVANQWHYFESISPAKHFWTLLVNPHKYSYWPKKGLVIFLGGDQFWSVLLSARLRYLHLTYAEWIARWPFWNNRIAAMSEKIKQSLPKHLRKRCTVVGDLMADLTSQAKDINPLPNKQGEWVALLPGSKKAKLCVGIPFFLELADELSKLLPSCNFLLPIAPTTNIQELETFSNSRKNPIANNYQSGIKKIISLKNDQSLKVMITKAGTEITLIEEHPAHNALSQCDLALTTVGANTAELGALAVPMIVIIPTQHLNVMQAWDGFLGIIGRLPILKWFIGILISFWRLRKKGYMAWPNISANRLIVPERIGTLYPKDLAQEAFDWLQSPNRLEGQKEDLRSLRGQPGATKRMTKEIINLISKEFLSSSDE
- the accC gene encoding acetyl-CoA carboxylase biotin carboxylase subunit, with the protein product MPIGKVLIANRGEIALRILRSCRELGISTVAVYSTIDRNALHVQLADEAVCVGDSPSNKSYLNVPNILAAATSRGVDAIHPGYGFLAENDRFAEMCSDHGIVFVGPSANAIRSMGDKATAKSTMMKVGVPTVPGTDGLLSSSEEAAFLASEMGYPVMIKATAGGGGRGMRLVNGPDSIEDLFKAAQGEAEAAFGNPGLYMEKFIDRPRHVEVQILADRHGNVVHLGERDCSIQRRHQKLLEESPSPALDSQLRIKMGEAAVSAAKSIKYEGAGTVEFLLDRQGNFYFMEMNTRIQVEHPVTEMVTGVDLIAEQLRIAGGDSISFQQDEIQLRGHAIECRINAEDSTHNFRPSPGRITGWLPPGGPGVRVDSHVYTGYEIPPFYDSLIGKLIVWDHDRDSALKRMRRALNECAVTGIPTTIDFHLKLLNRDDFLKGDVHTKYVEQEMLN